The genome window CCTTTTGGCGTACGCAATCGCCCACATGTCCGGTGTCGCCGGCTACAGCGGTTGGAGGTGGATCTTCATACTGGAAGGTGAGTAATGTCTTGAATCTAGGCCTGCCCTGGCAGCTATTAATCTTTTCCAGGAGCTGCAACCGTTCTAATTGCGGCGTTCGCATACTTCTATACTCCAGACTGGCCACAGACTGCAAGGTTTCTCAATGATAGGGAAAGAAGCCAACTCCTGGCTCGAGTAGCTGAAGAAAGCCCAGATGCTACGATGAACCATTGGGATAAGAAGACTGCGCAACGTGTTTTCGGAGATATAAAGATATGGCTTGGGTAAGCAGAGAAGAGAGCGTTTTTATTGAAGCTGACTCTGACTTTCTGTCCTAGTGCTTTGATGTATCTTGGTATCGTCACCACGACATACAGCACCTCGTTTTTCATCCCTACCATCTTGAGACAGCTAGGATGGACATCTCTTCGGGCGCAAGTGATGTCCATCCCTATCTACATCGCAGCAGCCGTTGTTACATTAACTGGAGCCATACTTTCTGATCGACTGAAGCATCGCTTTGGCTTCATTCTGGTTGGTTGCGCCCTATCCACTATTGGCTATGGCATTCTTCTTGCATCGCCTCACGTCCATGTTGGAGTGCAATACTTTGCTCTTTATCTCCTTACATGCGGCTGCTGGCTCGCACAACCTATCACAGTCGTCTGGCTTAACAACAATCTCGGAGGGCACTACAAAcgtggtgttggtgctgcCATACAGCTATCTATTGGTAACTGTTCTGGGTTTGTCGCGTCGAACATTTTCCGTCCACAAGATCAGCCGAGATTTCTTCTCGGGTATGGGGTCGGACTTGGCTTTGTATGGCTTTGCGTAGCTGCAGCTTGTGTGTTTGACTTTTGGATCCGAAGGGAGAACGAGCTACGTGACAAGGGGAAGCGAGATTATCGCCTCAACGCACCCGACGAGGAACTGAATAATCTTGGGGATGATCATCCCAGCTTTAGATTCACCCGTTGAATGATCTGTGTCGTCGTTGGTATGCTAGGACCTTGTTATTTGGGCTGCTTTATAGTTTCGAGCTAATAACATCTTAATGGGATGTCAAGTTGTCTTGGTAGtccttgaggctgttgaggagggtACTTTCTGGAAGTAGGGGAAAGATGGTAATAAACTGGAACTCCTATAGAAACCCTCCCCACATACCTGAGCTCAAGCTGCTTTGGCTAGTGTGATTGGTAACGTTGTAACTAGAGTGTTCACACTGAAGCAGATCGTCCAAGAGCGCCCATGTAGAATCAAAGTCGATCTCTGGAAGATCACCCACAAGCTCCCCGGAGTCCAATAACCGCTGGCCATCATCCACAGAATTATCTCCTTGCTCTGTGATAGCGTCTCGCTTTCCAGTGTGTATCTGTGTTTCGAGGGGAAATTTGTTAGTTCCAGGTCCGAATCCTGGAAGCCGAGTTTCTAATACTCCCAATATTCTTATTACGTGAGATGCCGCAGCAGAGTGTAGCTTGTATTCATCAAATACGCGCATACACTGCAACCATGAAGCTTGGATTGAAGCCTTGCCGATATCTCCATTCATCACAGTGCAAAGACGTGCAGCAGCCAGTACCACAACGCAGGCAAACGCATCTACTCTGTTATCAGCTACTCAATAGAGCATCGCATGCCAAGTCTCGTCTTACAATGTATCTTGTGGGAAATGGATGTCCAGTAAGAGGTGCCCATATTGTCATGCATATGTGCTACCAGCTCTTGGGCTGTGGAAATACAAAGAGCGGATGCTTTCAGGGCTAGGTGCTGATCAAGACTATCTCGACTCTTTATCGTATTTCCGGCCCTGGTTTCACTTGATCTCTGAGCTACTAGGAGTACAACTGGCCTGAGGAGGAATATgcgtatatataataatctgAGATCAGTTCAAGGTTAGCTAacagacaagaagaagcctggtCTGGCACAGAAGAGGCAAGTGGCATAAGTTACCTGGAATGCAATATTCGAGACCCCAGAGCAACTCCAGATTCATCTGTACAGGTCGAGTCCATATAGCTTTCAGAGGTAGCCAAAAAGGCCGGGAGTGATTCTTGAAACTTGTTTAACTCCCGATGGTATCCCATGATAACTTGTATCTCCTCTCCTAACCAGGAACCTGTACTCTGGTTATGAGGGTTGGACTTTTTTTTGACGTAAAATTCAACCAAGATCTGATATAGAATGTCAAACAAGTCGCAGGAGTAGACGAAACAACCCATCTGTGGATAGGCATTTGCTGGTTGAACGCCTTGGCGAGTTTCCGATAGATATTCATCATTGATCATCTCAGGCTTGGGCACAGTCGATGAGTCTACAACCATTGGTGGCCGGCCGAAAGTACAGGCGAGCTGGCTGTTGTAGGCACGGTTTGTTTAGTTCAGGAGTAGATATAGGATAATCAAGTACTCACCGGTCTAGGAATACACACGTATGCCATACTCTCCTTTCCATTTCTCGCTCGAGCTGGTTTAATGAACCGCATTTGCGATCAAGATGAAGACCAATGCTTTGTGCCGACCGAATGGCTAACCCGACAGTGTTCCAGCATCTATTAGCATACTCGGTAGACTGCAGGTACACGCCTGTGAGTAGCAAAAGCTGTACAAGGGCTAATGTTGGATGATCCAAAACTTCGTCTGTTAACAGAGCTTTTGATCGCTGGTAGAACTTGCTCGCCATGGTCGACTTTCGGGTCGGCTCGATTTGTTCGCTAAATTGACATCCGATTGCCAGGACTATATTGACAGTCGAGAGGAAAACCGCGTCGTCGATATTGCAGATTTGATCCGACCCTTTGGCATCGTCTACCATCCATAACTTATCGTAGATTCCCGTGAAAGCCGGTCTATGTAAAACAGGCAGTATTGGGTGCAAGAATCTCCAGTAGGCTTGTACAAAGCCGTCGGCTACTCTCCTGGGCGGAAGAAAcaatgcttcttcatcgatggTTTGGAGGAACGGATATGAATTCTTAGCTGGATGATGAGAGACCTTAAAGACTGAATGATCCCGGGTCACAGTTCGCAGCATTGACTGGATAAAtgatattgatgatgacTGACCAAGATCTTTATCATCGCTGCATTCGGGAGATGGAACTACTACCATCGCGTCACCACTGACAGACTCGGTTCTTGGAGGGGATAGAAACCTGTCATCTGACTGGAAGCTTTCGAGATGATGATAAGAAATCGATGGAGGATCGTCTGTCATCGCCATACCGGGCTGTTGTTGTATTTGGGGATGCCGTTTATCCTTCCTTTGGCTCAGGAAAGTGTCCTGGGCCGGAGAGAAGCTTTGGTCCGTGGTCCTTTCAGATGTGACGCTGGACATTAGGAAAGTTGTTTGGGACCGTCGCTCATACTCTTGTACTCGAGCCTCAAGGTCCGAGACATATCTATATTTACCCAGGTTTAGATTATCGCTTTCAGAGTGTCGTTATGTCTTTACCTTTTTGTTGTGAGAGAACTCTGTTGATAGAGACAAGTAGCACTCAGACCCTTAGCTTCACACGCTGAACAAGCAGGTTGCCTGCCGTCACATCGCGTCTTTCGCTTCCGGCAGTACTCGCATGCGAGTGCGATCTTACGGCGTTTGACAACCTTTCGTCCACTCGTATCCTCTACCCTGGTTGCGTTCATGGCCAGCCTTGGGGTGATTGTAGCTGGTAGTCTTGCTTGGATTGACGAGTTCACCTCCCACTTTCTCGAGTGGACTTCGGATGCTGGTGCGTGGTAGGTTTATCTGCACAGAAAATACGCCAAACCCAACTACGTTAATCACTGTTACCCCGCCTTTTCGTCTACTTGGCGGACTATCTGCCGACCGTGACTCTGGAGTCTGGAATGAGCATGGGCTGGTGAACTCACCCCGCTTCCGACACTGGGCCACGTTTGCCGACGCGTACTAATAAGTTTCCGGCAATTATTCAACAAGCAAGCAGACTTCGATATCGCCATTATAACATGACCAAGCGTTCCAATTGATGGCCATCGGGTCGAAAACATGGAGTATATATATCATAATAGAGCAggagtcgtcttcttctgcaATATGGAAACTTGATTAGAACAATAAAATAAACACAGACGCAAAGGTTTCCATGTTTTGCAACACTAGATCTATTGCTATTTAACTTCCCATTGAAGTCAAACTCTTGCtttatcttaaataatatccCCTTTTCTTATACTTCCCGCATATGTACAAATAACCTCGCACCAGCTGGACCAGCATTGAACGTGTCATACATTCTCATATCTTCCTCAGTCATGGTCTCATCAACCCTTGCATCAAATCTCAAAAAGAAAGCCGCAGTAAGCTTGGAAAGCTCCATTTGAGCGAGACTATTATCTTAGCTGATGCAACTGCAGTGAATGAAGTTTCTATAACTTACTTGATGCCGATGCACCTCCTAGAACCAACAGAAAAAGGTGTCCAAGATGCCTTACGAGTTTCTTTGCCATCAGCGGCCAGCCATCTTTCAGGAATAAAGTCCTCAGGTGATGGAAATGCATCCTCATTGCGGTGCATGGTGAAGTTCTGAGTTCCCACGATAGTCTAGAATTTCTGAGTACAGAGTATACAATGCATGTGTCAGATTTGACTCACCCCTTTAGGTACTGGGATTCCATCAATTACGGTATCATTATTTGCGGTGCGTGGCAAGGTCGCCACGATAGTGGGATACCTTCGAAGGGTCTCATTGATAACAGCCTGAAGGTAGGGTAACTTGCTGCATGTCTTGCGTTATGTCGATTAGTAAATACCACAGCTATCCTGGAGAGGTGTAATTACTTGGTAGTCGGGTATCAAACCTGGCTCTGGGAAAGCTTGGAGGAGCTCTGACCTCAGCTTTGCTACCACCTTGGGCTGTTTCAAACACGCCCAGAGTATGTATACGAACGTATTTGCTGTAGTTCCGCTTCCGCCGAACCTAGTCAAATACTTATCAGCTCGGCCGAATCATGCTAAGACCTATCTATCATCGTGTCTGAACTTACATGCCTCCCATACATTCCTCCGCAAGCTCCGAGTTCGTCAGAGGCTGGGCCGTGTCTCCGCTCTTCTCCGCACTGAGGACATTTCGGAGGAAGGGTGTGTGCGAGTCTTTCTGGCGTATTTCTTCGATAAGCTTGAGTGCATACTACACAAGATTAGTCGGTGTTGAATGAAGCAGTGTATATTCTAAGGTTATTCACCTTCTTCCATGTGCGAACATCCCTGAAGTATCCGCCGATGGTTCCAGGTACGTAGACTCCGTATTGTTCCATCTGAGGAAGAAATTCTTTCTATAGTCTGTCAGTTTCCATCAGCAGCTCGTCCAGTGGGTGGAGTTTACATAGATATAGGTGGGTTTCCAAGCCTTGATGTATCTCATGACCTGGTGCGGCTGGCCCCGCGGCACAGACCCAGGATCCTCATCGAACATAAGATGGTCTGGGTTTCAATCAGTCTCCGGTGTATAAAAGCTGTTTCATCGTCTGTTGCACCCACAAATGACGTCAAATCCCAGCCAGTGACACCAAGGATACACGTCGATGGGTCCGTCATTAGCTCTCTTCGCCCACTGATTCAGAAGCGCCTTGATCTTTGAAGAGACGTGGGGCTCAAAATCGAGCATTGAAGATTGAGAAAACCCTCTGGAGAAATTCTTTCGGCGAGTTTTATGGGCTTCGACGTCTCTATATCAGGTCAGTTCCGGCATGGCAGAATTCTGGGAACATGCGAAAAGACTCACCTGAAACTAAACAAGTGGTTCTCATGGAAGATTCGTTTCGCGCGCTGGTTCAAGTCAGCTGTGGAAAATCATGTCTCTTGACGATTAACTACTTACATAGAAGCTCTCTTCTTTGGTAAAGTCATTGGAAGTGTAGATTGCCTGCACGGCAGTGGGTGTTGAAAAAGAAAGTTCATTTGGTCCAACTCGAACCACAGAGCCATACCTAACATGTGCTTCGTGGATTCTTTCTGATTTTCGCCCTTGGAAGTTGCCGATTCGGCTCCATAATCTTGAGATTCGCGCAAGCGGCGGCCCAGGATACTTAGAAAGCGGATGGAAAAAGAAGTTGTATATAATAGAGACAGCTACTTTGAGTACTAATAAAGCACAAAGTGTCAATACAGCTGTCCTGAAAATTGAGGTATGAATGTCCAGTAACATGGTTGAATTGAAGTGACTTGTCGTGGCAGGCTTTAGTGTTTTTGACTTGTGATTGATACTGAGAAAGATCCTAAAAGGTATTCAAATCAGGGTATTGCACTTCGACTCTAGTTCTGTTATTTCAACATTCGCTCCGGAATGACCATCACTTTGAGAGTCTCTCAGATCGGGGAGTTAATTATGATGACCCCACAATTGTCGGGGGGATAACGTGCAGTCCATGATTTGTCGGTGACGGTTCCGTTCTCGGGCTCATTCCCGGTTCAGAAGGTCATGTAGTCTAGCTCGTTACAGAATGGCGTaacacgacacgacacgactCAAGTCGCCCAGTTACATTACATATACTTACCCTACCCCGTAGTCGCTGTGCTTaccttaaaaatattttatctaataattataatttcttGCTTCTGTAAACTTAGGGCTGTTGCTGCGAAATATACTGGAGTTATTATATAGGAAGCTGTTGTTTATGTCTTCAGTTATTATATggtacctttaatttaattatctAGTTGCGAGTTGCTTGACCCTAAAACTACGCTATGGGCTGTACGGGAACTGCACGCCGTGGCCTCTAAGTCTCTTTCAGTGTAAAATCCAGGATTATGGGGCACTGCTGAATGACAGCCAACATCCTTTAACTCGGTGTCTGGTAAGAGTATATACTCATTCGCTGACCTGGAGAAATGCTTTTGTTCAAGACGGCGATGAAATCGGTTCTTAAaaggcttaatatatatttaaagccAGACacatttataataagatattaaattcCCCAGTCGTGTTCTTAATTAGATCTCGCCATCTGGAGGCAGCAGGTCCATATGTATCATAGTGACTCCAAATATCCTTTAGAGAGAGAAGTATAGTAAGCGGAGTCTGAAAGGCTAGCGAAGTATGCATCATGCTGAGGGAATCTTCAATCGCTGACCGTGACTCCGATGTTTGAGCATGCACCGCGAGCATGAAAAGGGGGAAAAGACAGGCCTGTAGCCACGAGAGTTTCCGGAGAGGTTCGATAGCCATGGCTACGTACTTCTGGATGCGAGTATCGCTGGAATCGAGAGTGTAAATTTCCTGGTGGATAAAACAAAGTAATCCAAGCTGCCATATGGCGTTAAAGTGCTGGACGGAATCTGTGTGCTCTTGGTCCACCATCGACACGTCTGGGGTCCAGTTTTCCAGCCTTCGAACGAGCTCTCCCGCATGAGCCATAAGTTTAAGAGTATCG of Fusarium musae strain F31 chromosome 5, whole genome shotgun sequence contains these proteins:
- a CDS encoding hypothetical protein (EggNog:ENOG41) — translated: MDATNKTIEGETCHFEKAVTESGTAEIDHLQEQKLLRKIDLHLIPILSLLLLCAFVDRINIGNARIQGLETDLNMSGNDYNIVVFTFFINYILFEVPCNIILKKTKPSAFLSLIIGACGIITIGQGVTKSLGGLIACRVLIGLFEAGFVPGCVYLISMFYKRHELQWRINLFYTASILAGAFSGLLAYAIAHMSGVAGYSGWRWIFILEGAATVLIAAFAYFYTPDWPQTARFLNDRERSQLLARVAEESPDATMNHWDKKTAQRVFGDIKIWLGALMYLGIVTTTYSTSFFIPTILRQLGWTSLRAQVMSIPIYIAAAVVTLTGAILSDRLKHRFGFILVGCALSTIGYGILLASPHVHVGVQYFALYLLTCGCWLAQPITVVWLNNNLGGHYKRGVGAAIQLSIGNCSGFVASNIFRPQDQPRFLLGYGVGLGFVWLCVAAACVFDFWIRRENELRDKGKRDYRLNAPDEELNNLGDDHPSFRFTR
- a CDS encoding hypothetical protein (EggNog:ENOG41) — protein: MHRNEDAFPSPEDFIPERWLAADGKETRKASWTPFSVGSRRCIGINLAQMELSKLTAAFFLRFDARVDETMTEEDMRMYDTFNAGPAGARLFVHMREV
- a CDS encoding hypothetical protein (EggNog:ENOG41); translation: MACGLKVPGSDTKAGRKQGARIQSLWWHNLPDHAMHLMFREVTDLAARVHQMKTSRKSVDDTLKLMAHAGELVRRLENWTPDVSMVDQEHTDSVQHFNAIWQLGLLCFIHQEIYTLDSSDTRIQKYVAMAIEPLRKLSWLQACLFPLFMLAVHAQTSESRIFGVTMIHMDLLPPDGEI